One stretch of Harpia harpyja isolate bHarHar1 chromosome 17, bHarHar1 primary haplotype, whole genome shotgun sequence DNA includes these proteins:
- the P2RY6 gene encoding P2Y purinoceptor 6 isoform X1 — translation MEATHPIIPRAGRDSCRSTPAERTSTGRTAAMANLTALVGSRRNSCTFHEEFKQVLLPLVYSVVFTVGLPLNAVVIGQIWVARKALTRTMIYMLNLAMADLLYVCSLPLLIYNYTQKDYWPFGDFTCKFIRFQFYTNLHSSILFLTCISVQRYLGICHPLASWHKKKGKKLTWLVCAVVWFIVIAQCLPTFVFASTGTQRNRTVCYDLSPPDRSAAYFPYGITLTITGFLLPFVAILACYCRMARILCQKDELIGLAVHKRKDKAVRMIIIVVIVFSISFFPFHLTKTIYLIVRSSPSLPCPALQAFAIAYKCTRPFASMNSVLDPILFYFTQRKFRESTRYLLDKMSSKWRHDHCITYGS, via the coding sequence GGTCCACACCAGCAGAGAGGACATCGACGGGGAGGACCGCTGCCATGGCCAACTTGACGGCCCTCGTGGGCTCCAGGAGGAACTCGTGCACCTTCCATGAGGAGTTCAAGCAGGTCCTACTGCCCCTGGTCTACTCGGTGGTGTTCACGGTGGGGTTGCCCTTGAACGCTGTGGTCATCGGGCAGATCTGGGTGGCCCGTAAGGCGCTCACCCGCACCATGATCTACATGCTGAACCTGGCCATGGCTGACCTGCTCTACGTCTGCTCCCTCCCGCTCCTCATCTACAACTACACCCAGAAGGATTATTGGCCTTTTGGGGACTTCACCTGCAAATTCATCCGCTTCCAGTTCTACACCAACCTACACAGCagcatcctcttcctcacctGCATCAGCGTCCAGCGGTACCTGGGCATCTGCCACCCCTTGGCCTCGTGGCacaagaagaaggggaaaaagctgACGTGGCTGGTGTGCGCCGTGGTGTGGTTCATCGTCATCGCCCAGTGCCTGCCCACCTTCGTCTTTGCTTCTACCGGCACCCAGAGGAACCGTACTGTCTGCTATGACCTGAGCCCACCGGATCGCTCCGCCGCCTACTTCCCCTACGGCATCACCCTCACCATCACCGGCTTCCTACTGCCCTTCGTGGCGATCCTCGCCTGCTACTGCAGGATGGCCCGGATCCTGTGCCAGAAGGATGAGCTGATTGGCTTGGCGGTGCACAAGAGGAAGGACAAAGCCGTGCGTATGATTATCATCGTGGTCATCGTCTTCTCCATCAGTTTCTTCCCCTTCCACCTCACCAAGACCATCTACCTGATCGTCCGTTCCTCGCCCAGCCTGCCCTGCCCGGCTCTACAGGCGTTTGCCATCGCCTATAAGTGCACGCGTCCCTTTGCCAGCATGAACAGTGTCCTCGACCCCATCCTCTTCTACTTCACCCAACGCAAGTTTCGCGAGAGCACCCGTTACCTCCTCGACAAGATGAGCTCCAAGTGGCGGCATGACCATTGCATTACCTATGGCTCCTAG
- the P2RY6 gene encoding P2Y purinoceptor 6 isoform X2, whose protein sequence is MANLTALVGSRRNSCTFHEEFKQVLLPLVYSVVFTVGLPLNAVVIGQIWVARKALTRTMIYMLNLAMADLLYVCSLPLLIYNYTQKDYWPFGDFTCKFIRFQFYTNLHSSILFLTCISVQRYLGICHPLASWHKKKGKKLTWLVCAVVWFIVIAQCLPTFVFASTGTQRNRTVCYDLSPPDRSAAYFPYGITLTITGFLLPFVAILACYCRMARILCQKDELIGLAVHKRKDKAVRMIIIVVIVFSISFFPFHLTKTIYLIVRSSPSLPCPALQAFAIAYKCTRPFASMNSVLDPILFYFTQRKFRESTRYLLDKMSSKWRHDHCITYGS, encoded by the coding sequence ATGGCCAACTTGACGGCCCTCGTGGGCTCCAGGAGGAACTCGTGCACCTTCCATGAGGAGTTCAAGCAGGTCCTACTGCCCCTGGTCTACTCGGTGGTGTTCACGGTGGGGTTGCCCTTGAACGCTGTGGTCATCGGGCAGATCTGGGTGGCCCGTAAGGCGCTCACCCGCACCATGATCTACATGCTGAACCTGGCCATGGCTGACCTGCTCTACGTCTGCTCCCTCCCGCTCCTCATCTACAACTACACCCAGAAGGATTATTGGCCTTTTGGGGACTTCACCTGCAAATTCATCCGCTTCCAGTTCTACACCAACCTACACAGCagcatcctcttcctcacctGCATCAGCGTCCAGCGGTACCTGGGCATCTGCCACCCCTTGGCCTCGTGGCacaagaagaaggggaaaaagctgACGTGGCTGGTGTGCGCCGTGGTGTGGTTCATCGTCATCGCCCAGTGCCTGCCCACCTTCGTCTTTGCTTCTACCGGCACCCAGAGGAACCGTACTGTCTGCTATGACCTGAGCCCACCGGATCGCTCCGCCGCCTACTTCCCCTACGGCATCACCCTCACCATCACCGGCTTCCTACTGCCCTTCGTGGCGATCCTCGCCTGCTACTGCAGGATGGCCCGGATCCTGTGCCAGAAGGATGAGCTGATTGGCTTGGCGGTGCACAAGAGGAAGGACAAAGCCGTGCGTATGATTATCATCGTGGTCATCGTCTTCTCCATCAGTTTCTTCCCCTTCCACCTCACCAAGACCATCTACCTGATCGTCCGTTCCTCGCCCAGCCTGCCCTGCCCGGCTCTACAGGCGTTTGCCATCGCCTATAAGTGCACGCGTCCCTTTGCCAGCATGAACAGTGTCCTCGACCCCATCCTCTTCTACTTCACCCAACGCAAGTTTCGCGAGAGCACCCGTTACCTCCTCGACAAGATGAGCTCCAAGTGGCGGCATGACCATTGCATTACCTATGGCTCCTAG